One stretch of Pseudoalteromonas shioyasakiensis DNA includes these proteins:
- a CDS encoding TonB-dependent receptor produces MLKKHRILGLLLLSNGAIAAQQIQFDVIFEQQSLEQALNLFSRTVEQTILYDPKLIKDYKSSPIEGLFTAQQLISKLLAETPLCAREINSGWVLSTCPKQVEPLTSSRPVLKKNLSLQSLPVSEEIVVMGFRDSLRKASELKRLAMITQDTILAEDIADFPDLNLADSLQRVSGVTITREAGEGRQISLRGLGPDFTKVTINGIEALGMTSSPMDARGAVSRSRAFDFNLFSAELFSQVDVKKSYEASMAEGGIGGNVALKTPLPFDFKKSESVISYKHGFNSINQQSDPRVSMMYSGLWGNWGALLLTTYSERSATEYGTNTTRWRQEKKQYVGELAQQQEHLDNLGLWYPRGHRYSLWNNNQKRLGVDVALQFKPNSKLETVINLLYNSLKNDLDEHHLAVKNNKRVLNVIWEERNTANEVIYAEYPDASWRVESRKDFNESVFKQFSIDTHYVLKNDLSLNFVIGANDSDYQQPKLNKVNIIADDLKIITDFRQDAFYGNSYSPHFDTTNPSKFKVKDLYFQENYVETNVFNSKLELIYDLSQETELQLGLTHSTLKNSGHDRVFSYYPSVEIKENAGGLLISNNNSKLFSQHPDSEWVEADISEVQSYYGLESLTLSSEFVIPSTNFNLEEKTNAFYALLKSENDTCIYPINYQIGLRWFQTDLRSIGLSKGYLTQRDKSYSKWLPSFNLVWDFADDMLFRFGTSKNITRPSLSDLSYSASVSQASRAEGEVGNVSIGNPELKPFESMNIDSSYEWYFKNQGLFSFSLFYKNINNFVIEQAELIKYSELGLPASLLQSGDSIDDLFIVSKPVNSDSSIIKGFEVSLIKDFDFLPSPFSNFGINANFTWADGETLYRDVQGSGKNQLKPFAGLSKQTYNLTLYYETDDWDARISSAYRSNYILSLEAGNTDQDESGYHSTNYIDFSARYKLSEQLDFTFEGLNLTDERQELYSDSNDRAYNTTKSGRSFFLGLTYRFDK; encoded by the coding sequence AATTGCGGCTCAACAAATCCAGTTTGACGTTATTTTCGAGCAACAATCTTTAGAGCAAGCTTTAAATTTGTTTTCTCGCACTGTTGAACAGACAATTTTATATGATCCTAAGCTTATTAAAGACTATAAATCGTCACCTATTGAGGGGCTTTTTACTGCTCAACAGTTAATTTCTAAGTTGCTTGCAGAAACACCACTTTGTGCACGAGAAATCAATTCGGGTTGGGTGTTGTCAACTTGCCCAAAACAAGTTGAGCCTCTTACCTCTTCGAGGCCTGTGTTAAAAAAAAATTTATCACTTCAAAGTTTGCCTGTCTCGGAAGAAATCGTTGTTATGGGTTTTCGTGATTCTCTTAGAAAGGCTAGCGAGTTAAAGAGATTAGCAATGATTACTCAGGATACAATATTGGCAGAAGATATTGCCGATTTTCCAGACTTAAATTTAGCTGATTCTTTACAACGAGTATCAGGAGTTACTATTACACGAGAGGCTGGCGAGGGGAGGCAAATTTCTCTTAGAGGCTTAGGTCCTGATTTCACAAAAGTAACCATAAATGGTATTGAGGCTCTAGGAATGACTTCATCTCCAATGGATGCTAGAGGTGCCGTATCACGCAGTAGAGCGTTTGACTTTAACTTGTTTTCAGCCGAATTGTTTAGCCAAGTTGATGTAAAAAAATCTTATGAAGCTTCCATGGCTGAGGGGGGAATTGGTGGGAATGTTGCATTAAAAACTCCTTTGCCTTTTGATTTTAAAAAATCAGAGAGTGTTATTTCATATAAACACGGTTTTAACTCAATTAACCAGCAATCAGATCCTCGAGTTTCTATGATGTATTCAGGATTATGGGGTAATTGGGGAGCACTACTTTTAACTACTTACTCAGAACGAAGTGCTACAGAGTATGGAACAAACACTACCCGTTGGAGGCAAGAAAAAAAACAGTATGTTGGTGAGTTAGCTCAACAGCAAGAGCATCTGGATAACTTAGGGCTATGGTACCCAAGAGGGCATCGATATTCCTTATGGAATAATAATCAAAAAAGGTTGGGGGTTGATGTTGCACTTCAATTTAAGCCTAATAGTAAATTAGAAACGGTAATAAACCTACTGTATAACTCGCTTAAAAACGATTTAGATGAGCATCACCTAGCGGTTAAAAATAATAAACGGGTATTAAACGTAATTTGGGAAGAAAGAAATACTGCGAATGAAGTTATTTATGCTGAATATCCAGATGCATCGTGGAGAGTAGAAAGCCGTAAAGACTTTAATGAATCAGTATTCAAGCAATTTTCTATTGATACTCACTACGTTTTAAAGAATGATCTGAGCTTAAATTTTGTCATAGGTGCAAATGATTCTGACTACCAGCAACCAAAATTAAATAAAGTAAATATTATTGCGGATGATCTTAAAATCATTACTGACTTTAGGCAAGATGCTTTTTATGGCAATAGTTATTCACCCCACTTTGATACAACTAATCCATCTAAATTTAAAGTAAAAGATCTCTATTTCCAAGAAAACTATGTTGAAACAAATGTATTTAATTCTAAATTAGAACTTATTTACGACTTGAGTCAAGAAACTGAACTGCAGCTAGGCTTAACCCACAGTACTTTAAAAAACTCAGGGCATGATCGCGTCTTTTCTTATTACCCTTCTGTTGAAATAAAAGAAAACGCAGGTGGTTTATTAATCTCAAATAATAATTCGAAGCTGTTTAGTCAACACCCAGATTCGGAATGGGTGGAAGCCGACATTAGCGAAGTTCAATCTTATTATGGCTTAGAGTCTCTTACGTTAAGCTCTGAATTTGTTATACCCTCAACAAACTTTAACTTGGAAGAGAAAACAAATGCTTTTTATGCTCTATTAAAATCTGAAAATGACACTTGTATTTATCCAATAAACTACCAAATAGGTCTACGTTGGTTTCAAACAGATTTAAGATCTATCGGGTTGTCAAAAGGATACCTGACTCAACGCGATAAAAGTTACTCAAAATGGCTACCTAGCTTTAACTTAGTTTGGGACTTTGCGGATGATATGTTGTTTCGCTTTGGAACAAGTAAAAATATTACACGGCCTTCGCTATCCGATTTGTCTTATTCTGCGAGTGTTTCTCAAGCATCAAGGGCGGAAGGTGAAGTAGGGAATGTTTCAATTGGAAACCCTGAACTAAAACCATTTGAGTCAATGAATATTGACTCATCCTACGAATGGTATTTTAAAAACCAAGGTCTTTTCTCATTTTCATTGTTTTATAAGAATATTAATAACTTTGTTATTGAGCAAGCCGAGTTGATTAAATACAGTGAACTAGGACTACCAGCTTCATTATTACAAAGTGGGGACTCTATTGATGACTTGTTTATTGTCTCAAAACCAGTTAACTCTGACTCATCTATTATAAAAGGCTTTGAAGTTTCGTTAATTAAAGACTTTGATTTCTTACCTTCACCATTTAGTAATTTTGGTATAAACGCTAACTTTACATGGGCAGACGGTGAGACTCTTTACCGTGATGTACAAGGATCAGGAAAGAATCAGCTAAAACCTTTTGCAGGCCTATCAAAACAAACTTATAACCTAACCTTATATTATGAAACAGATGATTGGGACGCGAGAATTTCTTCAGCTTACAGAAGTAACTATATACTTTCTTTGGAAGCTGGGAATACAGACCAAGATGAGTCAGGCTATCATTCCACAAATTATATTGATTTTTCAGCTAGGTATAAGCTTTCAGAGCAACTTGACTTTACTTTCGAAGGTTTAAACCTTACTGATGAAAGGCAAGAGCTCTATAGTGACTCAAATGATCGTGCATACAATACAACAAAAAGTGGGCGTAGTTTCTTTTTAGGATTAACTTATAGATTCGACAAATAA
- a CDS encoding alpha/beta fold hydrolase, with product MRRLLTMITLCAGMSTTALAACRDNVVLVHGNTASPSSWSNTINELKRKGYADSEIFTPDWGSKSCASCNDHNGSEETPVRNAILTAINQSCTGKIDIIGHSMGVTLAAQQIYKLAMASDVDTFVGVAGAARGLLSCGVYPYNVWNNTCGYYGLSVGSPLLNSIYGEALGDKVYSIKSYSDQIVCSTGTCYVYGIHSSRLWNENATYTYVLGHFGLQTDTYVKQVSLIQ from the coding sequence ATGAGACGCCTATTGACGATGATTACGCTATGCGCAGGTATGAGCACAACGGCTCTTGCAGCATGCAGAGATAATGTTGTACTTGTACATGGAAATACCGCCTCCCCTTCGAGTTGGAGTAACACAATTAATGAATTAAAGCGAAAAGGTTATGCCGACAGTGAAATTTTCACCCCAGATTGGGGATCTAAATCTTGCGCGAGCTGCAACGATCATAATGGCAGTGAAGAAACACCAGTGCGTAACGCCATTCTTACTGCAATCAACCAATCTTGCACAGGTAAGATTGATATTATCGGCCATTCAATGGGTGTAACACTCGCAGCGCAGCAAATTTATAAGTTAGCAATGGCATCAGATGTTGATACCTTTGTAGGTGTTGCAGGTGCCGCACGGGGCCTATTAAGTTGTGGTGTTTACCCATACAACGTGTGGAATAACACTTGTGGCTACTATGGCTTATCGGTTGGTAGCCCGTTATTAAACAGTATTTATGGTGAAGCATTAGGCGACAAAGTGTATTCAATAAAAAGCTACTCTGATCAAATCGTCTGCTCAACTGGCACTTGCTATGTGTACGGCATTCACAGCAGCCGATTATGGAATGAAAATGCCACCTACACCTACGTTCTCGGCCACTTTGGTTTGCAAACTGACACCTACGTTAAACAAGTGAGTTTGATTCAATAG
- a CDS encoding lactonase family protein, with the protein MFCCKTLIKLLMSVSIIFGSSCYAKQDVYFGTGSVSGDGIYHSVLDKKTGKLSEPVLVAKIKEPSFLANHPTLNVLYAAATIDKTPVVAAYSKLTNGKLALLNHVEIGDGSGAHIAVHPSGRFLLTAQYGGGSVAVFALAADGKVIKRSQLIEHTGGSKVVKDRQNSPHPHWVGFSPDAKFAFVPDLGLDAVMIYRVADNAAELIGHGQADTIAGGGPRHMRFSKNGQFIYLLNELDLSISTFTYDAQTGQTKREFVVPTLGKAIKEQEDFNSASEILVHPTGKYVYSANRGHDSVSVFASDESTGSLRLLETEHVRGAFPRNINMDPEGKWLLAAGQHSNTVAVFKIEQTTGLLQYRTNSTVNVPEPTCILFN; encoded by the coding sequence ATGTTCTGCTGTAAAACACTCATCAAATTATTAATGAGCGTGTCTATTATTTTTGGTTCATCTTGTTATGCAAAGCAAGATGTTTATTTTGGTACAGGCTCAGTATCTGGTGATGGTATTTATCATTCGGTTTTAGATAAAAAAACAGGAAAGTTATCTGAGCCAGTTCTTGTTGCAAAAATCAAAGAGCCGAGCTTCTTAGCCAATCACCCAACTCTGAATGTATTATATGCAGCAGCGACAATAGACAAAACGCCTGTAGTAGCTGCATATAGCAAGCTAACTAACGGAAAACTTGCTTTGCTTAATCATGTTGAAATTGGTGACGGTAGTGGGGCACACATCGCTGTTCACCCTTCTGGACGTTTTTTATTAACAGCTCAGTATGGCGGGGGCTCTGTGGCGGTATTTGCACTTGCTGCTGACGGTAAAGTTATCAAACGTAGTCAGTTAATAGAGCATACTGGTGGCTCAAAAGTCGTTAAAGATCGCCAAAATAGCCCTCACCCTCATTGGGTTGGTTTTTCACCTGATGCAAAATTTGCCTTTGTTCCAGACTTAGGGTTGGATGCTGTAATGATCTATCGTGTAGCAGACAATGCAGCTGAATTAATCGGGCATGGACAAGCGGATACAATAGCAGGAGGCGGTCCAAGGCATATGCGTTTTTCTAAAAATGGTCAGTTCATTTATTTATTAAACGAGTTGGATTTAAGCATTTCTACTTTTACGTATGATGCACAAACTGGTCAAACTAAACGAGAGTTTGTAGTGCCTACGTTAGGCAAAGCAATTAAAGAGCAGGAAGACTTTAATTCAGCTTCAGAAATTCTGGTACATCCAACAGGTAAATATGTGTATTCAGCTAATCGCGGTCATGATTCTGTGAGTGTATTTGCAAGCGATGAGTCAACTGGCTCTTTAAGACTACTTGAAACAGAACATGTTCGTGGTGCGTTTCCTCGTAATATTAATATGGACCCTGAAGGAAAGTGGTTATTAGCGGCAGGTCAGCATTCTAATACTGTGGCTGTATTTAAGATTGAGCAAACAACAGGGTTACTTCAGTATAGAACCAACAGTACAGTAAATGTTCCTGAACCTACTTGCATCTTGTTTAATTAA